One Hyla sarda isolate aHylSar1 chromosome 11, aHylSar1.hap1, whole genome shotgun sequence genomic window carries:
- the LRRC57 gene encoding leucine-rich repeat-containing protein 57: MGNSALKAHIETAQKTGVFQLTDKGLVEFPEELQRLSANLRTIDLSSNKIEVLPPPIGKFSILKSLSLNHNRLSRLPDELCKLKKLETLHLAANQITRLPADFGHLSALKTLNLSGNQLRAMPSQLCSLRHLDVVDLSKNKIQAIPDEVSGVQAIEINLNQNQISLISVQVSQCPRLKVLRLEENCLELSMLPQSILSDSQISLLAVEGNLFEIKKLRDLDGYDKYMERFTATRKKFV, translated from the exons ATGGGTAACAGTGCCTTAAAGGCTCACATAGAAACGGCCCAGAAGACCGGTGTGTTCCAGCTGACTGACAAGGGATTGGTGGAG TTTCCTGAAGAGCTGCAGAGATTATCAGCTAACCTACGAACAATAGACCTGTCCAGCAACAAGATAGAAGTTCTGCCTCCACCAATAGGGAAATTCAGCATTTTGAAGAGCTTGTCGCTGAACCACAACCGGCTGA GCAGACTCCCTGATGAGTTGTGCAAACTGAAAAAACTAGAGACCCTGCATCTTGCTGCCAACCAGATCACCCGACTACCTGCTGACTTTGGTCACCTCTCCGCCTTGAAGACGCTAAACCTTTCTGGTAACCAGCTGCGTGCAATGCCCAGCCAACTGTGCAGCCTACGACACCTAGATGTGGTGGATCTGTCCAAGAATAAAATCCAGGCAATTCCAGATGAAGTTTCCGGTGTGCAGGCCATAGAGATAAACCTAAACCAGAATCAG ATATCGCTGATCTCGGTGCAGGTCTCTCAGTGCCCACGTCTCAAGGTGCTTCGACTTGAAGAGAACTGTCTGGAGCTCAGTATGCTACCCCAGAGTATCCTAAGTGACTCGCAGATCTCCTTGTTGGCTGTAGAAGGGAACCTCTTTGAAATAAAAAAGCTTCGGGACTTGGATGGTTATGACAAG